In Parasegetibacter sp. NRK P23, the genomic stretch TATTTTCGGTAGCCCAGCATGGAAAGCGCGTCGCTGCCCACACGCAAAGCGGTGTCGATGGTTTCCCGGTACACGTGCAGCATACCTGCATTCATGAGGTCATAAGCATCGTCGCGGTTGCGGGAGCGCACCAGCATGCGGAGGTGGGGAAAATGTTTTTTTACGGTCTCAATCATTTCCAGCCTTTTCTCTGCGGAATCAATGGCAATAATCAACAGCTTTGCTTCTTCAGCACCGGCGGCCTTGAGTAAATCCTGGCGGGAAGCATCGCCGTAATACACTTTGAAGCCCATTCTGCGGAGCAGGTCCACGCGGTCGGAATCCACATCCAGGTAGGTGGCGTGCACGCCGTTGGCCCGGAGAAAACGGCCGATCGTGTTTCCGAAATGCCCGAAACCGGCGATGATCACGGCATTCTTCTCTTCGAAAGCTTCTTCGGAACGTTCTTCTTCGGCACGGGTTCCCACGCGCGGCAGCAAGAGCCTTTCATTCAGCAACCATAGCAACGGTGTGATGGCCATGCTTAGCGCCACCACCACGGTAAGTATGTCCGTAATTTCTCTTGACAGCACACCTTCCTGTACAGAGAAAGAGAGCAGTACAAATGCGAATTCACCCACCTGGCTCAACCCGATCGCGAACACCAGGTTCTGATCGGTCCCCAGCCTGAACAGCTTACCAATGGTGCCTAATACCAATGCTTTCACCAGCATTGCGCCAACTACCAGTCCGGCGATCAGCAGTGGTTGCTCCAGGATAATATTGAAGTTAATGGAAGCGCCCACGGCCATAAAGAACAGGCCGAGCAGCAATCCTTTAAAAGGTTCGATATCACTCTCCAGTTCGTGCCTGTATTCACTGTTGGCCAGCACCACGCCGGCGAGGAAAGTACCGAGTGCCGGACTCAATCCTACCTGGGTCATCAATACTGCTATGCCTACCACAATAAGCAACGCGGAAGCGGTGAACAATTCCCGTACCCGGGCCCGGGCCACGATTTTGAACATGGGCCGGATCAGGTATTTTCCCGATACGATGATGGCGGCCACCGATAACAACACCACGACGCTGTGCATCCAGGCGGAAAGCCCGTGGGTGATGGTATGTTCAT encodes the following:
- a CDS encoding monovalent cation:proton antiporter-2 (CPA2) family protein; amino-acid sequence: MDQQSFLFQALIFLAAAVCMVPLAKKLGLGSVLGYLLAGVLIGPFVLGFTGMPGQDIMHFAEFGVVMMLFLIGLELDPAVLWQMRRSIAGMGGLQVVLSAACIGGLAILSGMQWQGALALGMTLSLSSTAIVLQTLQEKGLMRTGAGKSGFSVLLFQDIAVIPMLAFFPLLATLPKSSGGHDEHTITHGLSAWMHSVVVLLSVAAIIVSGKYLIRPMFKIVARARVRELFTASALLIVVGIAVLMTQVGLSPALGTFLAGVVLANSEYRHELESDIEPFKGLLLGLFFMAVGASINFNIILEQPLLIAGLVVGAMLVKALVLGTIGKLFRLGTDQNLVFAIGLSQVGEFAFVLLSFSVQEGVLSREITDILTVVVALSMAITPLLWLLNERLLLPRVGTRAEEERSEEAFEEKNAVIIAGFGHFGNTIGRFLRANGVHATYLDVDSDRVDLLRRMGFKVYYGDASRQDLLKAAGAEEAKLLIIAIDSAEKRLEMIETVKKHFPHLRMLVRSRNRDDAYDLMNAGMLHVYRETIDTALRVGSDALSMLGYRKYTAHRAAQMFFRYDERAMKELAAIKDPDEYLDTIRSNIEELEQLIRKDFMDAKLDADTGWTREEE